The DNA sequence GACAATTGCTGTAGAATTTACTTGAAGCTCGTAAAGGTTTCCCTGCTTCATAGACCCGCTAGCGAGAATAAGACTTAAGAATATGGCAATAGATCAACTCAAAGCATTTTTAAAGAAAATGCAGTCTGAACCTGCACTTAAAAATGAGGTGCAAGCAGCATCAACGGCTGATGATGTTGCGCGAATAGCACTAAAGCTTGGTTTTGAATTTTCTGGTGATGAATTATTGAGAATGTCAGGCCAGAAAGTTGGCAGGGTTACTGTTACAAAAATAGATACCCCTGGAGAGTACAACTAAAGGGAGTGTCGCAAAAACTGGGTGCGATCAGTAGTGGCTGTAATCTAGAAAGTCTGTTCTCTGTAACGCTCTGCCGATACGAACCCTGCTAAACCGTTCAAGTAACATTGGTAGCACTCACAACGATCTTGATCCCAAACCAGGAGAGATCGCAACTCTGGGCACTCTGAGATCAGCCTTTCTTCTCTTCAGCCTATGCCCAATCTCAGCAAAACCGCAGAACTTAAAGCGATCGCAACTGCCACCATGCAGCAGGCGATCTATGCTGAAGCTCCTGTGACAGTGTTGATGCTCCTATAAATGTCAAGGCGCGTTCAAATTCTGCTAGATGCCTGCAATGATTGGAAAGACAGTCGCTTCAGGAGGTTGAATGTGGAGAGTGATCAAAAGCAGGGGAATCAAGCCGCCACGGGTATTTCCTCGTAAACCACTATCTCAAAATTGACGACTAACTATCTTCGCTGCCTGCACCCATTAAGCTAGCAACTAGCTGAGTTTGAGAAAAGGGTTCGAGGAGAAGCTTCTTAACCATGATAGTAAGTGGCAAAGCAAGAAAAGCACCAATCGGGCCTAATATCCATGCCCAGATAATGACAGCAAGGAAAGTGACTAGAATCGATAGGTCTAATCCCTTCGATAGGTATCGAGGCGCAACGACCATATCGAAGAAGTTGTTGATAACGATATAAGCGACGGCAAAGAACAAGGCTTTTAGCCACCCAAGCTCAATAATGGCAATTAGCAGCGGCGGGGCAAGTGCAATGTAGAAACCAATGTTCGGGATAAAATTAAAGGCGAATGAGAGCACTCCCCATAGCACGGCGAAATCTAAACCTAACAACCCCATCAACAGCATCTGAACAAGTGCGGTCAAAGCCCCTAGCCAACCTTTAATCATTAAGTATGAACTGGTACTTTGGGCGAACTCTTCAAACCGTTGTAATGCTGATGGGTTATTTTCAAGCCCCTTTTTAAGCTGGGTGGAAAAGCTAGGAGCCGTTGCCAGCATGTAAACAAATATCAGCAATGTCAGTCCAGTGTTAGAGAGTG is a window from the Acaryochloris thomasi RCC1774 genome containing:
- a CDS encoding Nif11-like leader peptide family natural product precursor, translated to MAIDQLKAFLKKMQSEPALKNEVQAASTADDVARIALKLGFEFSGDELLRMSGQKVGRVTVTKIDTPGEYN
- a CDS encoding AI-2E family transporter, translated to MKTQSAIVSLLVSLASVVLIVAGLKTMASLLTPILLSLFLVLVTYPIFAWLKGRGLPQWLAYMLVLLSVVAIGVSIVLFLVTSVNELVTYLPAYGNQIETQINGLWQRLTEQGVTIDDIQALSWLQPEQLIQFSLSLTTTVLGTLSNTGLTLLIFVYMLATAPSFSTQLKKGLENNPSALQRFEEFAQSTSSYLMIKGWLGALTALVQMLLMGLLGLDFAVLWGVLSFAFNFIPNIGFYIALAPPLLIAIIELGWLKALFFAVAYIVINNFFDMVVAPRYLSKGLDLSILVTFLAVIIWAWILGPIGAFLALPLTIMVKKLLLEPFSQTQLVASLMGAGSEDS